CAGATGCAGCAGCCCGGGTCCCGTATCGAAGGTGAAGCCGTCCCGTGCCAGCCGCCGCACCGCGCCGCCGTGCGTCGCGTCACGCTCGAACACCGCCACCCGGTGGCCCGCGACGGCCAGCCGGGCAGCGGCTGCCATCGCGCCCATCCCGGCGCCGATCACCGCAATCCGTGCCATGCCTGCGACTTTATCCGGACCCACTGACAACGCCCGCACGGCCACGGAGGGCCGGGTCCGGCAGCGGCCGCGCGCCACCGGCCGGAGGCCGCCGTCAGGTCACCGGAGGTGCCGCACCGTCCACCGCGGCCGGCCGCTTCTCCGCCCGCCGCTGCCGCCGTCGCTGGAGGAATCTGCGGATCCGCGACCACAGGAAGACCACCACCGCGATCCCCGCGGCCAGCAGCGTCCCCGCGATGACCGCCGCGGCCACCGGATGGAACACGGCGAAGGCGATGAGCCCCGCGACCCCCAGATCCTCGGCCAGGCTCAGCACGATGTTGCTGGCCGGCTCCGGCGAGGTGTTGACCGCGATCCGGGTGCCCGCCTTGACCAGATGGCTCAGCAGCGCCGTCGAGCCGCCCACCGCGCCCGCCGCCAGCTCGGGCAGCGAACCGTTGTGGCCGGCCAGCAGCGCCGCCACCACGCCGCCGGAGACGGGCCGGATCACCGTGTGCACGGCGTCCCAGACCGAGTCCACGTACGGGACCTTGTCGGCGACGGCCTCGGCCACGAACAGCACCCCGGCCACGATCAGCACATCGGGCCGCTGCAGCGCGGCGGGCACCTCATCGGTGACGCCGGTCGCGCCGAGCAGACCGAAGAGCAGGACGACGGCGTAGGCGTTGATCCCGCTCGCCCAGCCACTGGTGAACACCAAGGGAAGTACGGACACGCCGCAGATCGTAGGCCCCAACTGGGGGCCGGTGCTCAGGTTTGAGTATCCGTACTCAGACGCCGAGATGAGTAGGTACGCGGATGGGCCGGAGACCGCCGGGACGGAAGAGTAGGGATCACGGAAGGGAAGCGGCGCCGCACCGCCGACACGGGGCGGCGGAGCGGCGCGGCTCCCGGACGTGACGGGGGAACACGGGGGAGCACGGGGGAAGCGCTGTCCTGGTCGGATCGGAGGGGGAACGATCCGTGCCAGGGCAGCGCACACTTTTGTGCGGGCCCAGGGGGAAGAAAAAGGGGTGCGCGCCGTACCTGACCACTCCGGCGCGCACCCTCTTTCCGATGCCGGGGGACCCTCCCGTCACTGCGAGGGCCGGCCGCTGATCCGTCCCTGGAGCAGCCGCGACAGCGCCGCGTGCACCTCGTCGATCGACCGGTCCGGCTGGTAGGACTGCCAGTCCAGGGCGGCCACCAGGACCATCCCGAACAACGCCGAGGCGGTCAGCGGGATGTCGATCTCCTCGCTCAGCTCCTCACGGGCGACCGCCTCCCGCAGCACGTCCTCCACCACAGTGATGGCCCGCTCCCGCACCACCATCAGCGTCGACTGCCAGGCCCGGTTGGTGCGCCACAGCTCGGCGACGTAGAGCTGGGTGAGCGCCGGGTAACGGGAGATGAAGTCCAGCCCGGCCCGGATCATCGCGTCCAGCGCGTCGATCCGGCTGCCGCCCCGGTCGGCCACCTCCTCCGCGGCCGCCTGCAAGGACGTCGCCAGCATCTCGATGCCGTGCCGCAGCAGCTCTTCGAAGAGCACGTTCTTGCTCGCGAAGTTGTAGTAGACGGTGCCCTTCGCGACACCCGCCCGCTCGGCGATCTCGTCCACCGTGGTGGAGGAGAAGCCCTGTTCGGCGATGAGCGTGACCGCGGCCTCGAAGAGCTTGCGCCGGGTGGCGTCGCGGCGTGTATTGGAGCTGTCCATGGGGGCGATTGTGCCGCCCCCCGACGGGTGCGTGCTCACAGGCTCAATTCCGGATGGAGGTCCTTCATCCGCACCACCTGGCGGCCGCGCGCCGTCAGGGACGTCAGCGCGAGCGCCCCCGCGGTGAACGCCAGCAGCACCACACTGCCCTGCCATACGGGCGCGAGATCGCCGCCCGTGATGAGCCGGCGCAGCCCCTCCACGATGTAACTCATCGGCAGATACGGGTGGATGGCGGCGAAGAAGCCGGGGCTGGTCTGCACCGGGTAGGTACCGCCCGCCGAGGTCAGCTGGAGCATCAGCAGCGCCAGCACCAGGATCCGCCCGGCCGGGCCGAACTGCGCGTTCAGCCACTGAACGATTGCCGAGAAGCACGCCGTGACCAGGACGAGGAAGCCGATCGTGCCGGCCGCCCGCACCATCTCCAGGCCGAGCGCGAAGTGCAGTACGGACATCAGCGCCGCGGTCTGCAGCACCCCCACACCGAACACCGGCAGCCACCCGGACAGCGCCACCCGCCAGGAGGACGCGCCCATCGCCAGCGCCCGCCGGTTGAGCGGCTGGATCAGCATGTACGCCACCATGGCGCCGACCCACAGGGACAGCGGGATGAAGTACGGGGCGAATCCGGTGCCGTAGTTCGGCGCCTTGTGGGCCGCGTCCGAGGACAGCTGCACCGGGTCGGACATGACCAGGGTGTGGGCGTCGCGGTCCTTCTTGCCGTAGTCGGGGATCTGCTTCGCCCCGTCGTGCAGCCCGCCGGCCAGCTTCTGCGAACCGTCGGAGAGCTTGAACATGCCGCCGTTCAGTGTCTGCGCACCGTCCTTGAGC
This genomic stretch from Streptomyces nigrescens harbors:
- a CDS encoding DUF4126 domain-containing protein; protein product: MSVLPLVFTSGWASGINAYAVVLLFGLLGATGVTDEVPAALQRPDVLIVAGVLFVAEAVADKVPYVDSVWDAVHTVIRPVSGGVVAALLAGHNGSLPELAAGAVGGSTALLSHLVKAGTRIAVNTSPEPASNIVLSLAEDLGVAGLIAFAVFHPVAAAVIAGTLLAAGIAVVVFLWSRIRRFLQRRRQRRAEKRPAAVDGAAPPVT
- a CDS encoding TetR/AcrR family transcriptional regulator; translation: MDSSNTRRDATRRKLFEAAVTLIAEQGFSSTTVDEIAERAGVAKGTVYYNFASKNVLFEELLRHGIEMLATSLQAAAEEVADRGGSRIDALDAMIRAGLDFISRYPALTQLYVAELWRTNRAWQSTLMVVRERAITVVEDVLREAVAREELSEEIDIPLTASALFGMVLVAALDWQSYQPDRSIDEVHAALSRLLQGRISGRPSQ